A single genomic interval of Camelina sativa cultivar DH55 chromosome 11, Cs, whole genome shotgun sequence harbors:
- the LOC104722912 gene encoding sugar transport protein 12: protein MPSVGIIIGDEKKEYPGYLTPYVTMACIVAAMGGLIFGYDIGISGGVTTMESFQKEFFPSVYEKQKNDHNSSQYCKFDSVSLTLFTSSLYLAALCSCVVASYVTRKFGRKISMLLGGVLFCAGALLNGFAKAVWMLIVGRLLLGFGIGFTNQSVPLYLSEMAPYKYRGALNIGFQLSITIGILAASVLNYFFSKIRGGWGWRLSLGGAVVPALIITVGSLILPDTPNSMIERGQFKQAETKLRKIRGVDNVEDEMNDLIAASEASKRVENPWRNLLQRKYRPHLTMAILIPSFQQLTGINVIMFYAPVLFQTIGFGSDAALMSAVVTGSVNLGATVVSIYGVDKWGRRFLFLEGGLQMLLSQVAVAVAIGVKFGVDGTPGVLPKWYAIVVVMFICIYVSAFAWSWGPLGWLVPSEIFPLEIRSAAQSVTVSMNMIFTFLIAQVFLMMHCHLKFGLFIFFAFFVAVMSIFVYVFLPETRGVPIEEMNRVWRSHWYWSRFIDA, encoded by the exons ATGCCTTCGGTCGGAATCATCATcggagatgaaaaaaaagaatatcccGGTTACTTAACACCTTACGTCACCATGGCATGTATCGTCGCCGCCATGGGTGGTCTCATCTTCGGTTACGACATCGGAATCTCCG GTGGAGTTACGACCATGGAGTCGTTTCAGAAGGAGTTTTTCCCGTCGGTGTACGAGAAACAGAAGAACGATCACAACTCGAGCCAATACTGCAAATTCGACAGcgtctctctcactctctttacCTCTTCTCTCTACCTAGCCGCACTCTGTTCCTGCGTCGTCGCTTCTTACGTCACACGTAAGTTTGGCCGGAAAATTTCGATGCTTCTCGGCGGAGTTTTATTCTGCGCCGGAGCTCTTCTTAATGGTTTCGCAAAAGCCGTTTGGATGCTCATCGTTGGCCGTTTGTTACTCGGTTTTGGTATCGGATTCACCAATCAG TCTGTGCCGTTGTATCTATCGGAGATGGCACCGTATAAATACAGAGGAGCATTAAACATCGGATTCCAGCTCTCGATCACTATCGGTATCCTCGCCGCCAGCGTTTTAAACTACTTCTTCTCCAAAATCCGCGGCGGATGGGGATGGAGGCTCAGTCTCGGCGGCGCCGTCGTTCCTGCGCTAATCATCACCGTCGGTTCTCTTATCCTCCCGGACACACCAAACTCCATGATCGAGAGAGGTCAATTCAAGCAAGCCGAAACAAAACTCCGTAAGATCCGAGGCGTCGACAACGTTGAAGACGAGATGAACGACTTGATCGCCGCCAGTGAAGCTTCGAAGCGCGTTGAGAATCCATGGCGGAATCTGTTGCAGAGGAAGTATAGACCGCATCTAACGATGGCGATTCTGATCCCGTCGTTTCAGCAGCTCACCGGAATCAATGTCATCATGTTTTACGCGCCGGTTCTGTTTCAAACGATCGGATTCGGTAGCGACGCGGCTCTGATGTCGGCGGTTGTGACCGGTTCGGTTAACCTCGGAGCTACTGTGGTATCTATCTATGGCGTTGATAAATGGGGAAGACGATTTCTCTTCCTTGAAGGAGGATTACAAATGCTACTTTCTCag GTAGCTGTTGCGGTGGCAATCGGAGTTAAGTTCGGCGTCGATGGGACTCCAGGCGTTTTACCAAAATGGTACGCCATTGTTGTGGTCATGTTCATATGCATCTACGTGTCGGCTTTTGCTTGGTCTTGGGGTCCTCTTGGATGGCTAGTTCCGTCGGAGATTTTCCCGCTGGAAATCCGGTCGGCGGCTCAGAGCGTAACTGTGTCGATGAACATGATCTTCACGTTCTTAATAGCTCAGGTGTTTCTGATGATGCATTGCCACCTGAAGTTCGGATTGTTCATATTCTTTGCGTTTTTCGTGGCGGTGATGTCTATTTTCGTCTACGTTTTCTTGCCGGAGACCAGAGGTGTGCCGATCGAGGAGATGAATCGTGTCTGGAGGTCGCATTGGTATTGGTCAAGGTTCATTGATGCCTGA
- the LOC104722914 gene encoding bifunctional riboflavin kinase/FMN phosphatase, translated as MSMSNSLKKLSSCVLLDLDGTLINTDGVVGDILRKYLCKYGKQWDGRETLKIVGQTPLEAATTIVEDYGLPCGVDEFNSEFYPLFSAQMDKIKSLPGASRLIRHLKCHGVPMALASNSSRANIESKIAHHKGWKECFSVIIGRDEVAKGKPAPDIFLEAAKRLNKDPADCLVIEDSVPGVMAGKAAGTKVIAVPSLPKQTHLYTSADEVINSLLDIRPEKWGLPPFQDWIENTLPIDPWHIGGPVIKGFGRGSKVLGIPTANLSAKDYASELVEHPSGVYFGWAGLPTRGVYKMVMSIGWNPFFDNKEKTIEPWLLHDFTEDFYGEELRLIIVGYIRPEANFTSLESLVAKIHEDREVAERALDLPLYSKFKGDTYLTK; from the exons ATGTCGATGAGCAATTCCTTGAAAAAGCTCTCTTCTTGTGTTCTTCTTGACCTCGATGGTACCTTAATCAACACAG ATGGTGTTGTGGGAGACATATTGAGGAAATATTTGTGTAAATATGGTAAACAGTGGGATGGAAGAGAAACATTGAAAATAGTTGGGCAAACTCCATTAGAAGCTGCTACTACCATTGTTGAAGATTATGGACTTCCTTGTGGCGTTGATGAATTCAATTCTGAGTTCTACCCTTTGTTCTCTGCTCA GATGGACAAGATCAAATCCCTTCCTGGTGCCAGTCGGTTGATTAGACATTTGAAGTGTCATGGAGTACCTATGGCATTGGCTTCCAATTCTTCAAGGGCAAATATTGAATCCAAAATTGCTCATCATAAAG gttGGAAGGAATGCTTCTCGGTTATTATTGGTCGCGATGAAGTTGCCAAAGGAAAGCCTGCTCCTGATAT TTTTCTTGAAGCAGCTAAAAGATTGAATAAAGATCCAGCAGACTGTTTGGTTATTGAAGATTCTGT GCCTGGTGTTATGGCTGGTAAAGCTGCTGGGACAAAAGTGATTGCTGTTCCTTCTCTTCCTAAACAGACACATCTTTATACATCCGCTGATGAAGTCATCAATTCTCTACTCGACATAAGACCAGAGAAATGGGGTCTTCCTCCATTTCAAGACT GGATAGAGAACACTTTACCAATTGATCCATGGCATATTGGAGGTCCAGTTATCAAAGGATTTGGCCGTGGCTCTAAAGTACTTGGAATCCCCACAG CTAACTTGTCAGCAAAGGATTACGCAAGTGAGCTTGTAGAACATCCTTCGGGAGTGTACTTTGGTTGGGCGGGATTGCCAACAAGAGGTGTCTACAAAATGGTCATGAGCATTGGTTGGAATCCTTTTTTCGATAACAAGGAGAAAACTATT GAGCCATGGCTGCTTCACGATTTCACTGAAGACTTCTACGGCGAAGAGCTACGTCTTATAATTGTTGGCTATATACGCCCTGAG GCTAATTTCACTTCACTGGAGAGTCTCGTCGCAAAGATTCACGAGGACAGAGAAGTTGCAGAGAGAGCTCTTGATCTTCCATTGTATTCTAAGTTCAAGGGTGATACTTATCTGACAAAATGA
- the LOC104722913 gene encoding vesicle-associated protein 4-2 → MTMTTTEEKPTSDGKGGWGFFKIPFRNSSNGHGRQNAAASSAAATSPFPSGAASSSSTTTTSSHLHNHHHHHHHQQQQHHHHHQLGYNGTHGHGDGSGQNQHPTPSPSVSSVAKSFLPTKRRLKLDPSEKLYFPYEPGKQVRSAIKIKNTSKSHVAFKFQTTAPKSCFMRPPGAILAPGETIIATVFKFVEPPENNEKPMDQRSRVKFKIMSLKVKGPMDYVPELFDEQKDDVSKEQILRVIFLDPERSNPALEKLKRQLAEADAAVEARKKPPEETGPKMIGEGLVIDEWKERRERYLAQQQGEGVDSV, encoded by the exons atgacTATGACGACGACGGAGGAGAAACCAACTTCCGACGGCAAAGGAGGTTGGGGTTTCTTCAAGATTCCGTTTCGTAACTCTTCAAATGGTCACGGAAGACAAAACGCTGCAGCTTCAAGTGCTGCTGCTACGTCTCCGTTTCCATCTGGAgctgcttcgtcttcttctactactactacatcTTCTCATCTCcacaaccatcatcatcatcatcatcaccaacaacaacaacatcatcaccatcatcagcTTGGTTATAACGGGACTCATGGTCATGGTGATGGATCGGGTCAAAATCAGCATCCGACTCCTTCACCTTCGGTTTCGTCTGTTGCTAAGTCGTTTCTTCCTACTAAACGGAGATTGAAGCTTGATCCTTCTGAGAAACTTTATTTTCCTT atgaGCCTGGGAAGCAAGTAAGGAGTGctattaagattaaaaatacCAGCAAATCACATGTTGCCTTCAAG TTTCAAACTACTGCACCGAAGAGTTGCTTCATGCGTCCGCCTGGTGCTATTCTTGCTCCTGGAGAAACTATTATTGCTACtg TTTTCAAATTTGTTGAGCCTCCTGAGAATAATGAGAAGCCAATGGATCAAAGGAGCAGAGTTAAGTTTAAAATCATGAGCCTGAAGGTCAAAGGTCCAATGGACTATGTGCCTGAGCTG tTTGATGAACAAAAGGATGATGTGTCTAAGGAGCAAATATTGCGTGTGATTTTCCTGGATCCTGAACGTTCCAACCCT GCACTGGAAAAACTGAAGCGTCAGTTAGCAGAAGCGGATGCAGCAGTGGAGGCACGAAAGAAACCACCAGAGGAAACAGGTCCAAAGATGATTGGAGAAGGGCTTGTGATCGATGAATGG AAGGAGCGTCGAGAGAGATATCTTGCACAACAACAAGGCGAAGGAGTTGACTCTGTCTGA
- the LOC104722915 gene encoding uncharacterized protein LOC104722915, whose amino-acid sequence MNIATYYHHSNFILNPHIDKTLAGSRQSRSNNITFTTQGRRRRLCLVRASAHAGEEESGDQSKPAERRSFLSLAEDGLVEISGLGAHEKFLCRLTISSLNLLRVNLEQEGCTIEELNAGKVCDWFLKDKLKREHNIESAVLQWDDPDFPF is encoded by the exons CACTCAAACTTCATCTTAAATCCTCACATAGACAAGACTTTAGCGGGGTCTCGACAATCAAGATCAAATAATATTACATTCACgacacaaggaagaagaagaagattgtgttTGGTAAGAGCAAGTGCCCacgccggagaagaagaatccgGCGATCAAAGCAAGCCtgcagagagaagaagttttTTGAGCTTAGCAGAAGATGGTCTTGTCGAAATCTCGGGACTTGGTGCGCACGAGAAGTTTCTTTGTCGACTAACg ATATCGTCGTTGAACTTACTAAGAGTGAATTTGGAGCAAGAAGGATGTACAATAGAAGAGTTGAATGCAGGCAAAGTATGTGATTGGTTCCTCAAGGACAAGCTCAAGAGAGAGCATAACATTGAATCTGCTGTTCTTCAATGGGATGATCCCGATTTCCCAttctga